One stretch of Bremerella cremea DNA includes these proteins:
- a CDS encoding ABC transporter substrate-binding protein: MPLLGCSGGASLPTDTLIYSRGGDANALDPIHTDIGEAVKVMVNIYDTLVEYDEDTLDLVPCLATEWEVSDDGREWTFKLRPDVKFHDGTPLNADAVVYSFQRIIDPDHPDVHSNIIPYYSNYKQIESIEAIDDLTVRFKLKEPQATFLANMALFASGIVSPTAVKKYGEDFTRHPVGTGPFKFVHWKPEQEILLERFGDYWGEPAGVARVVFLPTKESSIRVTQLARSEIHIADNLPPAEMDSLQDTPGIVVQSTSGINVGYLTMQTKKPPLDQVKVRQAITHAIDRDRLIDVAYSGKAEKAKTMVPPTLWGHGAGVPDITYDPELAKKLLKEAAKENGFELPVKLQLFVMDQPRPYMQQPRQTAIFIKDSLEKVGFKIEIITNDIGQHFPRMTRGEHQLGLSGWSADIADPHNFLHTLLHSDNINEIGGNNLSQYQNPEVDKLLAKAELELDQEKRIELYEQAQLLIYEDAPVLPLVHVPVRIAQRDSVKGYKLHPSSRVRLKTARIEGAP; encoded by the coding sequence ATGCCTTTGCTGGGTTGTAGTGGAGGCGCCTCGCTGCCTACCGACACATTGATCTACAGCCGTGGCGGGGATGCTAACGCGCTGGATCCGATCCACACCGATATTGGTGAAGCGGTCAAGGTGATGGTCAACATCTACGATACCTTGGTCGAATACGATGAGGATACACTCGATCTTGTTCCGTGCTTAGCAACCGAGTGGGAAGTGAGCGATGACGGCCGCGAGTGGACGTTCAAGCTACGGCCCGATGTGAAATTTCATGACGGTACGCCCCTGAACGCTGACGCGGTGGTGTACTCGTTCCAGCGGATCATCGATCCTGATCACCCGGATGTTCATAGCAACATCATCCCGTACTACTCGAACTACAAGCAAATTGAAAGTATTGAAGCAATCGATGACTTGACCGTGCGTTTCAAATTGAAAGAACCTCAGGCGACCTTTCTGGCCAACATGGCTTTGTTTGCTTCGGGGATTGTGAGCCCCACGGCCGTCAAGAAATATGGTGAAGATTTTACCCGGCATCCGGTCGGCACAGGCCCGTTCAAGTTTGTCCATTGGAAACCGGAACAAGAGATTTTGCTCGAACGCTTCGGCGATTACTGGGGCGAGCCTGCTGGGGTGGCAAGGGTTGTCTTTCTGCCGACCAAAGAAAGTTCGATTCGCGTGACCCAACTCGCCCGCAGCGAGATCCACATTGCCGACAACTTGCCCCCTGCAGAAATGGATAGTCTGCAAGATACCCCGGGAATCGTGGTTCAATCGACTTCGGGGATTAATGTCGGCTACTTGACTATGCAGACGAAGAAGCCCCCCTTAGATCAAGTGAAAGTGCGGCAAGCGATTACTCATGCAATCGATCGAGATCGTTTGATTGACGTTGCCTATTCGGGCAAGGCCGAGAAAGCTAAAACAATGGTCCCACCGACGCTTTGGGGGCATGGGGCTGGGGTGCCTGATATTACTTACGATCCCGAGTTAGCGAAGAAATTGCTTAAAGAAGCTGCCAAGGAAAACGGCTTTGAGTTGCCGGTCAAATTGCAGCTTTTCGTCATGGACCAACCACGTCCTTACATGCAACAGCCTCGACAAACGGCGATCTTTATCAAAGACTCGCTCGAGAAAGTTGGTTTCAAGATCGAGATTATCACCAACGATATCGGACAGCATTTTCCCCGCATGACCAGGGGAGAACACCAACTAGGACTAAGCGGCTGGAGCGCCGACATTGCCGACCCTCACAATTTTCTGCACACGTTACTACATTCGGACAACATCAACGAAATCGGCGGCAACAACCTGAGCCAATACCAAAACCCAGAGGTCGACAAGCTACTGGCCAAAGCGGAACTGGAACTCGATCAGGAAAAACGAATCGAATTGTACGAGCAGGCTCAGCTTTTGATTTATGAAGATGCCCCGGTGCTGCCGCTGGTGCATGTGCCGGTGCGAATTGCCCAACGCGATAGCGTAAAGGGGTACAAGTTGCATCCTTCTTCGCGAGTGCGGCTGAAGACCGCTCGGATCGAAGGAGCACCATAG